The following proteins are encoded in a genomic region of Magallana gigas chromosome 1, xbMagGiga1.1, whole genome shotgun sequence:
- the LOC105345591 gene encoding D-beta-hydroxybutyrate dehydrogenase isoform X1 — translation MSHKGRTALVTGFGGCIGSAIAVSLAEAGFAVVGTDRSLSDSVKQNMEKIKMISGKDVLFFECDLLNRENIDHLFSTIASEVPSGINILVNNAAMTERCPMEEKTLESWDNEMALNLTAPFMLSKHFAGSMKKKGWGRIMIMSSVAGMLTFPCTIGYCTSKTALIGLTKAIAVELAPHGVTCNAICPYFVDTPFIQPFLDSLKEETGQSREETLDNIRNSCPKKTFTTPKQIGDYVVFLCSPAADNMTGLTTPMDGGYSIV, via the exons ATGTCCCATAAAGGTAGAACAGCTTTGGTTACTGGGTTTGGCGGGTGTATTGGGTCCGCCATTGCTGTGTCACTCGCGGAGGCTGGGTTTGCTGTAGTGGGCACCGACCGGAGTCTATCAGACAGTGTCAAACAAAACATGGAGAAAATCAAAATGAT ATCTGGCAAGGATGTCCTCTTTTTTGAGTGTGATCTTCTAAATAGGGAGAACATTGACCACTTGTTTAGTACTATAGCGTCCGAGGTCCCATCTGGAATCAACATATTGGTCAACAATGCAG CCATGACTGAGCGCTGTCCAATGGAAGAGAAAACTCTGGAGAGCTGGGACAATGAAATGGCGCTAAATTTGACGGCTCCATTTATGCTGTCTAAACACTTTGCCGGATCCATGAAAAAGAAAG GATGGGGTCGAATAATGATTATGTCCTCGGTGGCCGGTATGCTTACCTTTCCGTGTACAATAGGATACTGTACTTCTAAGACAGCACTTATTGGCCTCACCAAG GCCATAGCAGTGGAACTGGCCCCGCACGGAGTGACTTGCAACGCCATCTGTCCGTACTTTGTGGATACTCCTT ttattcaACCCTTTTTGGATTCGTTGAAAGAAGAAACTGGACAGTCTCGTGAGGAAACTTTG GACAATATTCGAAATTCTTGTCCAAAAAAAACGTTCACTACACCAAAACAG ATCGGGGACTATGTTGTCTTTCTGTGTTCACCAGCTGCTGACAACATGACAGGATTGACCACGCCCATGGATGGCGGGTACAGCATCGTGTGA